In Priestia megaterium NBRC 15308 = ATCC 14581, the following proteins share a genomic window:
- a CDS encoding DMT family transporter → MIIFLIIFAILAGMALPTQFSVNAQLRSVVHSPIIASTISFIVGAIILLIISLFGKGMSVNKEWFAAPWWVWTGGLLGAFYVVASIVLIPRLGATATVAYILAGQMVASTLIDHFGLIGVHVHSLSIPRVIGVVLIIVGVIIIQKF, encoded by the coding sequence ATGATAATTTTTTTAATTATATTTGCAATATTAGCTGGCATGGCTTTACCTACTCAATTTAGTGTCAATGCTCAATTGAGATCTGTCGTACATTCCCCTATCATTGCTTCGACTATTTCTTTTATAGTTGGTGCAATTATTTTGCTTATTATATCTTTATTTGGAAAAGGTATGAGTGTAAATAAAGAATGGTTCGCAGCACCGTGGTGGGTATGGACCGGAGGCCTGTTAGGAGCTTTTTATGTAGTTGCTTCTATTGTACTTATACCTCGTCTAGGAGCTACTGCTACAGTTGCTTACATTCTTGCAGGTCAAATGGTTGCTTCTACTTTAATTGACCATTTTGGATTAATAGGAGTGCATGTGCACTCTTTAAGCATTCCTAGAGTAATAGGAGTAGTTTTAATCATTGTCGGAGTTATTATCATTCAAAAATTTTAA
- a CDS encoding aspartyl-phosphate phosphatase Spo0E family protein encodes MQGDKGVLQQTLLIEIEKEREKMIQVAREEGITSDGTLQVSRSIDQLLNELQKVSLTK; translated from the coding sequence TTGCAGGGGGATAAAGGTGTTTTACAACAAACTTTACTTATAGAGATAGAAAAAGAGAGGGAAAAGATGATTCAAGTAGCACGAGAAGAAGGTATAACAAGTGATGGCACACTTCAAGTGAGCCGATCCATTGATCAATTGTTGAATGAATTACAGAAGGTAAGCTTAACGAAGTAA
- a CDS encoding DinB family protein codes for MNVTDIILINLKEIRRRSIKVWEAIPEDKLDWNPDKGAMPCLEMIRHVLESEYYYHLAIKNSGSLREFNSPFEKRPLNSVKDELEFAKSYHQQFLEMISTFSEEDLTTIQIDRSDVGYVRSLGDMLMRIGYHESVHAGQLLQYLRIMGVDRPRIWD; via the coding sequence ATGAATGTAACAGATATAATATTAATAAATTTAAAAGAGATTAGAAGAAGAAGTATAAAGGTTTGGGAAGCAATTCCTGAAGATAAACTCGATTGGAATCCGGATAAAGGGGCTATGCCATGTTTAGAAATGATCCGTCATGTTTTAGAATCAGAATATTACTACCACTTAGCTATTAAAAATTCAGGTAGTCTAAGGGAATTTAATTCTCCTTTCGAAAAGAGACCATTAAATTCTGTAAAAGATGAATTAGAATTTGCAAAATCATACCACCAACAATTTTTAGAAATGATTAGTACTTTTTCTGAAGAAGATTTAACAACTATTCAAATAGACCGTTCAGATGTGGGCTACGTTCGTTCCCTAGGTGATATGTTGATGCGGATAGGCTATCATGAATCCGTACATGCTGGACAACTCTTACAATATCTAAGGATCATGGGGGTTGATCGCCCTAGAATATGGGATTAA
- the brnQ gene encoding branched-chain amino acid transport system II carrier protein yields the protein MSHKVPFSFIVIIGLMLFALFFGAGNLIFPAMLGQSAGANIWSANAGFLVTGVGLPLLGVLAFGFSGKEDLQSLASRVHPIFGLVFTTVLYLAIGPLFAIPRTGNVSFEIGLKPFISEGSSSIALLIFTIIFFSITCFFSLNPAKIVDIVGKFLTPIKLTFIGILVLVAFIHPIGKFQAPTEKYVTNSFFNGFQEGYLTMDTLASFVFGIIIINAIKEKGAKTKKQIITVCLKATGIAAIILATIYSALSYMGASSVEKLGHLDNGGAVLAKVSNYYFGEYGGVLLGLMITVACLTTSVGLITACSSYFHKLLPSISYKKIAISLSIFSAIIANVGLNQLISFSVPVLTVLYPLAIVLIFLTFLHSLFKGCAEVYQGSLFLTFVVSLVDGLNDFGLHIPGIDQLFTYYLPLYHIGLGWIFPAIIGGLAGYGVNLFKNKEKFTSKSTRLNK from the coding sequence GTGTCACACAAAGTACCGTTTTCTTTTATAGTAATCATTGGTTTAATGTTATTTGCATTATTTTTTGGAGCTGGAAATTTAATATTCCCTGCCATGCTCGGTCAGTCAGCGGGAGCAAATATCTGGTCAGCAAATGCGGGTTTTTTAGTTACTGGAGTAGGCTTGCCTTTACTTGGTGTACTAGCTTTTGGATTCTCCGGAAAGGAAGATTTACAATCATTAGCAAGTCGCGTACATCCTATCTTTGGTTTAGTATTTACAACTGTTCTTTATCTAGCTATTGGACCTTTATTTGCTATCCCACGAACAGGTAATGTCTCTTTTGAAATTGGACTTAAACCTTTCATTTCTGAAGGCTCTAGTTCTATAGCTTTACTCATATTTACTATTATATTTTTCAGTATTACATGCTTTTTTTCTCTCAATCCGGCGAAAATTGTCGATATTGTCGGAAAATTCTTAACGCCAATTAAATTAACATTCATTGGAATTCTAGTTCTAGTAGCTTTTATTCATCCTATTGGAAAATTTCAAGCACCTACAGAAAAATATGTAACAAACTCTTTTTTTAATGGATTCCAAGAAGGATACCTAACAATGGATACTCTTGCATCTTTCGTTTTCGGAATCATTATTATCAATGCAATTAAAGAAAAAGGCGCTAAAACAAAGAAGCAAATTATAACTGTTTGCCTAAAAGCTACGGGAATTGCTGCTATTATTCTTGCAACTATCTATTCTGCCCTTTCATATATGGGTGCTTCAAGTGTAGAAAAGCTTGGGCATTTAGATAACGGAGGTGCGGTCTTAGCAAAAGTATCTAATTATTATTTTGGAGAATACGGAGGCGTACTGCTAGGCTTAATGATTACAGTAGCTTGTCTGACAACTAGCGTAGGACTTATTACTGCATGCTCTTCTTATTTCCATAAATTATTACCATCTATTTCTTATAAGAAAATTGCGATTAGCCTATCCATATTTAGCGCAATAATCGCAAATGTCGGATTAAATCAATTAATTTCTTTTTCAGTACCTGTTTTAACAGTTCTCTATCCATTAGCAATTGTGCTAATCTTTTTGACATTCCTTCATTCTTTATTTAAAGGATGTGCTGAGGTATACCAAGGTAGCCTATTCTTAACGTTTGTTGTAAGCCTGGTAGATGGATTAAATGATTTTGGCTTACACATCCCTGGTATTGACCAATTATTTACTTACTATCTTCCTCTTTACCATATTGGATTGGGTTGGATATTCCCTGCAATTATTGGAGGTCTTGCAGGTTATGGAGTTAACTTGTTTAAAAATAAAGAGAAATTTACTTCTAAATCAACAAGGTTAAATAAATAA
- a CDS encoding Y-family DNA polymerase, translating to MDYEYLPNRVIICIDMKAFFASVSCVIRRLDPLKTRLAVVGDTKRSGSVVLAATPLLKKEGIKTGSRLFDIPRRKDIHVVNPSMERYVKASNYVSSLVLQYVAPEDFHAYSIDELFIDATASLHLFAPTPKELARKIIKEIYRKTRLTATAGIGPNLLLAKVSLDHEAKNSTTGVAYWRYEDIPFKLWSIHPMKDFWGISSATERRLNRLGIHSIKELALSSVEMIRKEFGVLGEEIHQHANGIDFSRISDVYIPSSRSFGKSQILFRDYTNRKEVELLLLELLDDVCFRLRMHQVVAQTIHLSIGYSKQTGGGFSRQKKMGRASSLSQDIFPYCLTILHTFDSGMPIRSIGISLSNTSIQEEEQMSLFEDIDQRERAYALAKTIDEIRMRYGKNSVLRASSHLEHSTARYRNGLLGGHKA from the coding sequence ATGGATTATGAATATCTACCAAACAGGGTCATTATTTGTATTGATATGAAAGCATTCTTTGCTTCGGTTTCATGCGTGATACGTAGGCTAGATCCATTAAAAACAAGGTTGGCAGTTGTAGGAGATACAAAGCGGTCGGGATCAGTTGTGTTAGCTGCCACACCCTTATTAAAGAAAGAAGGGATCAAAACAGGCAGCCGTCTTTTCGACATTCCTAGAAGGAAAGATATCCATGTCGTAAATCCATCCATGGAAAGGTATGTCAAGGCTTCGAACTATGTTTCTAGTTTGGTATTACAGTATGTGGCTCCTGAGGATTTTCATGCGTATAGCATTGATGAGTTGTTTATTGATGCCACAGCTTCTTTGCATTTATTCGCTCCCACACCAAAAGAATTAGCCCGTAAAATCATTAAAGAGATTTATCGCAAAACACGGCTGACAGCTACTGCAGGCATAGGTCCCAATCTCTTACTGGCTAAGGTGAGCTTAGATCATGAGGCCAAGAATAGCACAACAGGGGTAGCTTATTGGCGATACGAAGATATTCCTTTCAAATTATGGTCGATTCACCCAATGAAGGATTTCTGGGGAATCTCGTCCGCTACGGAAAGACGCTTAAATCGTTTAGGTATTCACTCCATAAAAGAACTCGCTCTTTCTTCTGTAGAGATGATACGTAAAGAATTTGGTGTCTTAGGAGAGGAAATCCACCAACATGCAAATGGAATTGATTTTAGTCGCATTTCTGACGTGTATATTCCGAGCTCTCGATCATTCGGGAAGAGTCAAATTCTGTTTCGAGACTATACAAATCGAAAAGAAGTAGAATTGCTGCTATTAGAACTATTAGACGATGTGTGCTTTCGTTTACGTATGCATCAAGTCGTGGCACAAACTATTCATTTATCCATTGGCTACAGCAAACAAACAGGTGGCGGCTTCTCAAGACAAAAGAAGATGGGGCGGGCCTCGAGTCTAAGTCAAGATATCTTTCCTTATTGTTTAACCATCCTACACACATTTGATAGCGGAATGCCCATTCGATCGATTGGAATTTCTTTATCGAACACTAGTATTCAAGAAGAAGAGCAAATGAGCTTATTTGAAGATATTGACCAGCGTGAAAGAGCCTATGCGCTTGCTAAAACAATTGATGAAATTCGTATGCGTTATGGGAAGAATAGCGTTCTGCGAGCTTCAAGCCATCTCGAGCATTCAACAGCTCGTTATCGAAACGGCCTTTTAGGAGGTCATAAAGCATAA
- a CDS encoding YolD-like family protein — MQNRGMKKWRPFATMPEQYRGLQEMIKKQAEVPQPFLTEDQMEQINFILVEALHTNKQVYLTYYKKGQCITETGFIQFIDSQGKLIVFIDDAFELKNKMRLNVLIDVRFV; from the coding sequence ATGCAAAACAGAGGAATGAAAAAATGGCGACCGTTTGCCACTATGCCCGAGCAATACAGAGGATTACAGGAAATGATAAAAAAACAAGCAGAGGTACCTCAACCTTTTTTAACAGAAGATCAAATGGAACAGATTAATTTCATCTTGGTTGAAGCCTTACATACAAATAAACAAGTCTACCTTACATATTACAAGAAAGGTCAATGCATAACAGAGACAGGATTCATTCAGTTTATTGACTCCCAAGGGAAACTAATTGTCTTCATTGATGATGCATTTGAGTTAAAGAATAAAATGAGATTAAACGTACTTATCGATGTTCGGTTCGTATAG
- the hmpA gene encoding NO-inducible flavohemoprotein has protein sequence MLDSKTIEIVQSTVPVLKEHSKQIGKRFYELLFEKAPDLYNMFNQTNQKRGIQQEALGYAVYAAGEHITNLEAIKPVIERISQKHRAIGVKAEQYPVVGETLLQAVKDVLGDTASDEIIEAWGKAYGYIANAFIELEEALYEETESQPGGWEGYQSFYIDKKVEESDNVTSFYLKAKNEKEIASYKAGQYLTLAANVPGEKYTHIRHYSLSEAPGKDYYRISVKREDGHDGAPAGIVSNYLHKQVQTGDTLKFSAPAGDFVLDRSELPVVLISGGIGITPLLSMLNTIVENQPTRKVTFLHASINGKTHAFKEHVAQLNRNNENVTSFICYSSPNEGDRLGTDFDKEGYIDLELLQSVVPSKEAVFYFCGSIPFMEAILKALHRWDIPNERIHYEVFSPVAILGEK, from the coding sequence ATGCTTGATTCTAAAACGATTGAAATTGTCCAATCAACAGTGCCAGTTTTGAAAGAACATAGTAAACAAATAGGAAAGAGATTTTATGAATTGTTATTTGAAAAAGCGCCAGATTTATATAATATGTTCAATCAAACAAATCAAAAAAGAGGAATTCAACAGGAAGCGTTAGGATATGCCGTGTATGCTGCAGGGGAACATATTACAAACTTAGAAGCCATTAAACCTGTAATTGAACGGATTTCACAAAAGCATCGTGCGATAGGGGTGAAGGCAGAACAATATCCAGTCGTTGGTGAAACTTTACTTCAAGCAGTAAAGGATGTTTTGGGAGATACAGCTTCAGATGAGATTATTGAAGCATGGGGAAAAGCGTACGGATATATTGCCAATGCTTTTATTGAGCTAGAAGAAGCTCTCTACGAAGAGACAGAGAGTCAACCTGGAGGTTGGGAAGGATATCAAAGCTTTTATATAGATAAGAAAGTAGAAGAAAGTGATAATGTAACATCTTTTTATTTAAAAGCTAAAAATGAGAAAGAAATTGCCTCTTATAAAGCAGGACAATACCTTACATTAGCAGCAAATGTTCCGGGAGAGAAATACACGCATATTCGCCACTATAGTCTTTCTGAAGCCCCTGGAAAGGATTATTATCGAATCAGTGTAAAACGAGAAGATGGGCATGACGGTGCGCCAGCAGGAATCGTGTCAAACTATTTACATAAACAAGTTCAGACAGGAGATACTCTTAAGTTCTCAGCTCCCGCTGGAGATTTTGTACTTGATCGCAGTGAACTTCCGGTTGTGCTAATTAGTGGAGGTATAGGTATTACACCTTTGCTTAGTATGCTGAATACCATCGTAGAAAACCAACCTACACGTAAGGTTACCTTTCTTCATGCAAGTATTAATGGGAAAACGCATGCTTTTAAAGAACATGTGGCTCAACTAAATAGAAATAACGAAAATGTTACCTCCTTCATCTGTTATAGCTCGCCTAATGAAGGGGATCGACTTGGCACTGATTTTGATAAAGAGGGTTATATTGATTTAGAATTGTTACAATCCGTTGTTCCTTCAAAAGAAGCTGTCTTTTATTTCTGCGGATCGATTCCGTTTATGGAAGCTATTCTTAAAGCATTACATAGATGGGATATACCAAACGAACGTATTCATTACGAGGTATTTAGCCCTGTAGCCATTTTAGGAGAAAAATAA
- the ppsA gene encoding phosphoenolpyruvate synthase: protein MNSLVLSFQEIKDTQLSLVGGKALNLGALSKIQGIQVPEGFCVTAAGYQTALEQNETFQALLNQLTMLKADDRDQIGEISEKIRQIILEIKIPSDVVKAVIHSLSQFGEEHAYAVRSSATAEDLPHASFAGQHDTYLNIRGKEAIVQHISKCWASLFTNRAVTYRIKNGFDHSQVHVSVIVQRMVFPQASGILFTADPITSNRKLLSIDAGFGLGEALVSGLVSADCYKVKEGKIVDKKIAAKKVASYGLKEGGTETKEVHFDLQKTQALTDFQILQLERVGRQLEAYFDCPQDIEWCLADDTFYIVQSRPITTLYPIPEAHDQENRVYISVGHQQMMTDAMKPLGLSFFLLTTNAPMRTAGGRLFVDVTPMLASPDSRKMMLGAMGQHDPLMKDALTSIIERGDFIKPLPNDQSSGKSNKSVPPMKPKAQIENDSTIVSDLIKKNQASIEELKQTIQTKSGSELVDFISKDIGTLKKILFDPQSTAVFMAAMDASSWINEKMETWLGEKNAADVISQSVPNNITSEMGLALLDVADVIRPYPEVIHYLQHVKDDNFLENLVEFEGGEKTRDAIYDYLSKYGMRCPGEIDITKTRWSEKPAALIPVILGNIKNFEANASKQKFEKGLQEAFEKEQELLNRLKQLPDGEQKAKETKEKINLIRNFIGYREYPKYGMINRYFVYKQALLKEAAQLVKAGVISETEDIYYLTFEELQEVVRTHKMNDQIIIKRKEEYKLYEKLTPPRVITSHGEIVTGVYKRENLPSQAIVGLPVSSGVIEGRARVILNMENANLSDGDILVTSFTDPSWTPLFVGIKGLVTEVGGLMTHGAVIAREYGLPAVVGVENATRLIKDGQRIRVHGTEGYIEIL, encoded by the coding sequence ATGAACTCTTTAGTTCTTAGCTTTCAAGAAATAAAAGATACACAGCTTTCACTTGTTGGAGGAAAAGCCTTAAATTTAGGCGCGTTATCAAAAATTCAAGGAATACAAGTACCGGAAGGCTTTTGTGTGACAGCAGCCGGGTATCAAACAGCCCTTGAACAAAATGAAACGTTTCAAGCATTACTGAACCAGCTGACGATGCTAAAAGCTGATGACCGAGATCAAATTGGTGAAATTAGCGAAAAAATTCGCCAAATCATTCTGGAAATAAAAATTCCTTCTGACGTTGTAAAAGCAGTTATTCATTCTCTCTCTCAGTTTGGGGAAGAGCATGCTTATGCCGTTCGTTCAAGTGCGACTGCTGAAGATTTGCCACATGCTTCTTTTGCTGGTCAGCATGACACCTATTTAAACATCAGAGGCAAAGAAGCTATTGTGCAGCACATTAGCAAATGCTGGGCTTCCCTGTTTACAAATCGCGCGGTAACCTACCGTATTAAAAATGGATTTGACCATAGTCAAGTGCACGTATCGGTTATTGTTCAACGAATGGTTTTTCCGCAGGCTTCAGGTATTTTATTTACCGCTGACCCGATTACTTCTAACCGAAAGCTGTTATCAATCGATGCGGGATTTGGACTTGGAGAAGCGCTAGTGTCAGGTTTGGTCTCTGCCGATTGCTATAAAGTAAAAGAAGGAAAAATCGTCGATAAAAAAATAGCAGCTAAAAAGGTAGCTAGTTACGGATTAAAAGAAGGCGGGACAGAAACGAAGGAAGTTCATTTCGATCTACAAAAAACGCAAGCGCTCACTGACTTTCAAATTTTACAGCTAGAACGCGTTGGAAGACAGCTTGAAGCTTATTTTGATTGTCCTCAGGATATCGAGTGGTGCTTGGCTGATGATACATTTTATATTGTCCAAAGTCGTCCAATCACTACTTTATATCCAATTCCTGAAGCACATGATCAGGAAAATCGCGTTTATATATCTGTTGGACATCAACAAATGATGACCGATGCCATGAAACCACTCGGATTGTCTTTTTTTCTGTTAACAACTAATGCACCGATGCGTACAGCCGGTGGAAGGCTGTTTGTTGATGTCACCCCTATGCTGGCGTCACCTGACAGCAGAAAAATGATGTTAGGTGCGATGGGACAACATGATCCGCTCATGAAAGACGCACTTACAAGCATAATAGAGCGAGGAGACTTTATAAAACCTTTACCAAATGATCAAAGTTCCGGTAAAAGCAATAAAAGCGTGCCTCCTATGAAGCCTAAGGCACAAATCGAAAACGACTCGACGATCGTTTCTGACTTGATCAAGAAGAATCAAGCATCAATAGAAGAGCTAAAGCAAACCATCCAAACGAAATCTGGGTCGGAGTTAGTCGATTTTATTTCAAAAGATATCGGGACATTAAAGAAGATTTTATTTGATCCACAAAGTACAGCTGTGTTTATGGCCGCTATGGATGCTTCATCATGGATTAATGAAAAAATGGAGACGTGGCTAGGTGAAAAAAACGCAGCAGACGTGATTTCTCAATCTGTACCAAACAATATTACATCAGAAATGGGTCTGGCGCTATTGGATGTAGCAGATGTAATTCGTCCTTATCCAGAAGTCATCCATTATTTACAACACGTAAAAGATGATAACTTTTTGGAGAACCTGGTGGAGTTTGAAGGCGGAGAGAAAACTCGAGATGCTATCTATGATTATCTCAGCAAATACGGAATGCGATGTCCCGGCGAAATCGATATTACGAAAACTCGCTGGAGCGAAAAGCCGGCTGCACTTATTCCTGTAATTCTTGGTAATATTAAAAACTTTGAGGCTAACGCTAGCAAGCAAAAATTTGAAAAAGGCCTGCAGGAAGCCTTTGAAAAAGAGCAAGAGCTATTAAACCGCTTGAAGCAATTGCCGGATGGTGAACAAAAAGCAAAAGAAACAAAAGAAAAGATTAATCTCATCCGAAATTTTATCGGTTATCGTGAATATCCCAAATATGGCATGATTAATCGTTATTTTGTTTATAAGCAGGCTCTGCTGAAAGAAGCCGCTCAGCTTGTAAAAGCCGGTGTTATTTCTGAAACAGAAGATATATACTATCTGACGTTTGAAGAACTTCAAGAAGTCGTGCGCACACATAAAATGAATGATCAAATCATCATCAAACGAAAAGAAGAGTACAAATTATATGAAAAGCTAACGCCGCCGCGTGTAATCACGTCTCATGGCGAAATTGTTACAGGTGTTTACAAACGAGAAAATCTTCCGTCCCAAGCAATTGTAGGTTTACCGGTTTCTTCAGGAGTGATAGAAGGGCGAGCGCGCGTCATTTTAAACATGGAAAATGCTAATCTATCAGATGGAGATATATTAGTCACTTCCTTTACTGACCCTAGCTGGACCCCGTTATTCGTAGGGATAAAAGGACTTGTTACGGAAGTTGGCGGACTGATGACTCACGGCGCAGTCATTGCACGTGAATACGGATTGCCAGCGGTTGTTGGAGTAGAGAATGCTACTCGGCTGATAAAAGACGGACAGCGAATTCGTGTACATGGAACAGAAGGGTATATTGAAATATTGTAA